One Oryza sativa Japonica Group chromosome 8, ASM3414082v1 DNA window includes the following coding sequences:
- the LOC4345269 gene encoding uncharacterized protein isoform X1, which yields MSKPADQPPPSDMEVDAAAEEKPLVRFSINVLELMREAQMQHGLRHGDYTRYRRYCTARLRRLYKSLKFLHGRGKYTKRNITESTVTDVRFLHIVFYMAERAWSHAMEKKTAGPNAQQRIYMLGRFRKAVKWATLFSHLCSLKGDSRTSLEAEAYASYMKGTLLFEQEKNIEAAMTNFKNTRAVYEELGKYGSIENQLLCRQRIEEVEPMIGFCSRKLGGSALQAHELLDLEKEGPAYDLFKAKIEAVLSETRSQQAASMTEFSWLGRRFPITNAKTRVSILKAQQLEKDLNGANTESVPADKKLGIFDKIFSAYHDARSCIRNDLASAGNAENIRDELNGLDKAVSAVLGFRTIERNQLLVSIAKSKFTKHRDEKNEKITKPEELVRLYDLLIQNTTDLTDLISSGRDKNKEENTFIQEYELKSLAFRAERCFYLAKSYSSAGKRAESYALFCHARSITDSALQQLTNSPDKALVQDLKALSDSCRSNSFIEHATGIMEEENVPERLSKGVSTLSLGERKQAFLLDMLESYESALGESNTKTPCRIARFPPPFQSVPCNPIVLDMAYNAIEFPNIENRMKKEKKGLLSRFWG from the exons ATGTCGAAGCCCGCGGACCAGCCCCCGCCGTCGGACATGGAGGTCGACGCCGCGGCCGAGGAGAAGCCGCTCGTCAGGTTCTCCATCAACG TGCTGGAGCTCATGAGGGAGGCGCAGATGCAGCACGGCCTCCGCCACGGCGACTACACGCGGTACAG GAGATACTGTACCGCACGTCTCAGAAGGTTATACAAGTCTCTCAAGTTTCTGCATGGCCGTGGTAAATATACCAAGAGGAATATAACAGAGTCAACAGTCACAGATGTGAG GTTTCTACACATAGTATTTTATATGGCTGAGAGAGCATGGAGTCATgcgatggaaaagaaaactgcTGGTCCAAATGCACAACAGCGTATCTACATGTTAGGTAGATTTAGAAAAGCTGTCAAATGGGCAACGCTTTTTTCACATTTATGTTCTCTAAAAGGAGATTCCAGGACGTCTTTGGAAGCTGAG GCATATGCTTCATACATGAAAGGTACCTTGCTGTTTGAGCAAGAGAAGAACATAGAGGCAGCAATGACAAATTTCAAGAACACCAG GGCTGTATATGAGGAGCTTGGGAAATATGGGAGTATAGAAAATCAACTTTTATGCCGTCAGCGCATTGAGGAAGTGGAACCTATGATTGGATTTTGCTCTCGCAAACTAGGCGGATCAGCTTTGCAAGCACATGAACTACTAGATCTGGAAAAGGAGGGGCCTGCTTATGATCTTTTCAAGGCTAAGATTGag GCTGTATTATCTGAGACAAGATCGCAGCAGGCAGCTTCCATGACCGAGTTTAGCTGGCTTGGTCGCAGATTTCCAATTACTAATGCAAAGACCCGTGTCTCCATTTTGAAAG CTCAACAGCTGGAGAAAGACTTGAATGGTGCAAACACAGAATCAGTTCCAGCGGACAAAAAACTTGGCATTTTTGACAAAATATTTTCTGCATACCATGACGCTCGGAGCTGCATCCGCAATGACTTG GCTTCTGCTGGCAATGCTGAGAATATAAGAGATGaattgaatggtcttgacaagGCTGTTAGTGCTGTCTTGGGATTCAGAACCATTGAGCGAAACCAATTACTCGTTAGTATTGCTAAAAGCAAGTTTACCAAGCACCGGGATGAGAAGAATGAGAAAATCACAAAACCAGAAGAACTTGTTCGGTTGTATGATCTGCTTATTCAA AATACAACAGATCTGACTGATTTAATTAGCTCAGGAAGGGATAAAAACAAGGAAGAGAACACTTTTATTCAGGAGTATGAGCTGAAAAGTTTGGCTTTCCGAGCTGAGAG ATGTTTCTATTTGGCAAAGTCATACAGTTCAGCCGGTAAAAGGGCTGAATCTTACGCGCTGTTTTGTCATGCCCGTTCAATCACTGATTCTGCACTGCAACAGCTGACTAACAGTCCTGACAAG GCCTTAGTCCAAGATCTTAAGGCTCTTTCTGACAGCTGTAGATCCAATAGCTTCATAGAACATGCGACAGGTATTATGGAGGAAGAGAATGTTCCTGAAAGACTTTCGAAAGGTGTCTCAACATTGTCACTTGGTGAACGAAAG CAGGCTTTCCTTCTTGATATGCTAGAAAGCTATGAATCAGCACTCGGTGAATCAAATACCAAAACACCATGTCGCATTGCACGATTCCCACCTCCATTCCAATCAGTTCCGTGTAATCCTATTGTTCTTGATATGGCCTACAATGCGATCGAGTTCCCAAACATTGAGAACAGaatgaagaaggagaagaagggtCTTCTCAGCAGATTCTGGGGCTGA
- the LOC4345269 gene encoding uncharacterized protein isoform X2, whose protein sequence is MSKPADQPPPSDMEVDAAAEEKPLVRFSINVLELMREAQMQHGLRHGDYTRYRRYCTARLRRLYKSLKFLHGRGKYTKRNITESTVTDVRFLHIVFYMAERAWSHAMEKKTAGPNAQQRIYMLGRFRKAVKWATLFSHLCSLKGDSRTSLEAEAYASYMKGTLLFEQEKNIEAAMTNFKNTRAVYEELGKYGSIENQLLCRQRIEEVEPMIGFCSRKLGGSALQAHELLDLEKEGPAYDLFKAKIEAVLSETRSQQAASMTEFSWLGRRFPITNAKTRVSILKAQQLEKDLNGANTESVPADKKLGIFDKIFSAYHDARSCIRNDLASAGNAENIRDELNGLDKAVSAVLGFRTIERNQLLVSIAKSKFTKHRDEKNEKITKPEELVRLYDLLIQNTTDLTDLISSGRDKNKEENTFIQEYELKSLAFRAERCFYLAKSYSSAGKRAESYALFCHARSITDSALQQLTNSPDKALVQDLKALSDSCRSNSFIEHATGIMEEENVPERLSKGVSTLSLGERKAFLLDMLESYESALGESNTKTPCRIARFPPPFQSVPCNPIVLDMAYNAIEFPNIENRMKKEKKGLLSRFWG, encoded by the exons ATGTCGAAGCCCGCGGACCAGCCCCCGCCGTCGGACATGGAGGTCGACGCCGCGGCCGAGGAGAAGCCGCTCGTCAGGTTCTCCATCAACG TGCTGGAGCTCATGAGGGAGGCGCAGATGCAGCACGGCCTCCGCCACGGCGACTACACGCGGTACAG GAGATACTGTACCGCACGTCTCAGAAGGTTATACAAGTCTCTCAAGTTTCTGCATGGCCGTGGTAAATATACCAAGAGGAATATAACAGAGTCAACAGTCACAGATGTGAG GTTTCTACACATAGTATTTTATATGGCTGAGAGAGCATGGAGTCATgcgatggaaaagaaaactgcTGGTCCAAATGCACAACAGCGTATCTACATGTTAGGTAGATTTAGAAAAGCTGTCAAATGGGCAACGCTTTTTTCACATTTATGTTCTCTAAAAGGAGATTCCAGGACGTCTTTGGAAGCTGAG GCATATGCTTCATACATGAAAGGTACCTTGCTGTTTGAGCAAGAGAAGAACATAGAGGCAGCAATGACAAATTTCAAGAACACCAG GGCTGTATATGAGGAGCTTGGGAAATATGGGAGTATAGAAAATCAACTTTTATGCCGTCAGCGCATTGAGGAAGTGGAACCTATGATTGGATTTTGCTCTCGCAAACTAGGCGGATCAGCTTTGCAAGCACATGAACTACTAGATCTGGAAAAGGAGGGGCCTGCTTATGATCTTTTCAAGGCTAAGATTGag GCTGTATTATCTGAGACAAGATCGCAGCAGGCAGCTTCCATGACCGAGTTTAGCTGGCTTGGTCGCAGATTTCCAATTACTAATGCAAAGACCCGTGTCTCCATTTTGAAAG CTCAACAGCTGGAGAAAGACTTGAATGGTGCAAACACAGAATCAGTTCCAGCGGACAAAAAACTTGGCATTTTTGACAAAATATTTTCTGCATACCATGACGCTCGGAGCTGCATCCGCAATGACTTG GCTTCTGCTGGCAATGCTGAGAATATAAGAGATGaattgaatggtcttgacaagGCTGTTAGTGCTGTCTTGGGATTCAGAACCATTGAGCGAAACCAATTACTCGTTAGTATTGCTAAAAGCAAGTTTACCAAGCACCGGGATGAGAAGAATGAGAAAATCACAAAACCAGAAGAACTTGTTCGGTTGTATGATCTGCTTATTCAA AATACAACAGATCTGACTGATTTAATTAGCTCAGGAAGGGATAAAAACAAGGAAGAGAACACTTTTATTCAGGAGTATGAGCTGAAAAGTTTGGCTTTCCGAGCTGAGAG ATGTTTCTATTTGGCAAAGTCATACAGTTCAGCCGGTAAAAGGGCTGAATCTTACGCGCTGTTTTGTCATGCCCGTTCAATCACTGATTCTGCACTGCAACAGCTGACTAACAGTCCTGACAAG GCCTTAGTCCAAGATCTTAAGGCTCTTTCTGACAGCTGTAGATCCAATAGCTTCATAGAACATGCGACAGGTATTATGGAGGAAGAGAATGTTCCTGAAAGACTTTCGAAAGGTGTCTCAACATTGTCACTTGGTGAACGAAAG GCTTTCCTTCTTGATATGCTAGAAAGCTATGAATCAGCACTCGGTGAATCAAATACCAAAACACCATGTCGCATTGCACGATTCCCACCTCCATTCCAATCAGTTCCGTGTAATCCTATTGTTCTTGATATGGCCTACAATGCGATCGAGTTCCCAAACATTGAGAACAGaatgaagaaggagaagaagggtCTTCTCAGCAGATTCTGGGGCTGA